A genomic window from Salvia splendens isolate huo1 chromosome 11, SspV2, whole genome shotgun sequence includes:
- the LOC121754825 gene encoding secreted RxLR effector protein 161-like, with product MPDILYATGLVSRYMENPTTSHFKAAKRILRYLRGTIDYGLFYSQSNDYKLVGYSDSDWAGDNDDRKSTSGYVFYMGDTAFTWMSKKQPIVTLSTCEAEYVAATFSVCHAIWLMSLLSELGWPQKKPTTICMDNKSAIALSKIQCSTTEANTSTPATTTSENALQIKRFKSSM from the coding sequence ATGCCAGATATATTGTACGCTACTGGGCTCGTAAGTCGCTACATGGAAAATCCAACTACTTCCCACTTCAAGGCAGCAAAGAGGATACTCCGCTATCTCAGAGGTACGATCGACTATGGCCTATTTTATTCACAGTCTAATGATTACAAGCTTGTTGGCTATAGCGATAGTGATTGGGCTGGAGACAATGATGATCGAAAAAGTACAAGTGGATATGTTTTCTACATGGGAGACACTGCCTTCACTTGGATGTCTAAGAAACAGCCAATTGTCACACTATCAACATGCGAAGCCGAATATGTGGCCGCCACTTTCAGTGTTTGTCATGCAATTTGGCTCATGAGTTTATTATCGGAGCTCGGGTGGCCACAAAAGAAGCCAACAACTATTTGTATGGATAACAAGTCGGCCATTGCGCTATCCAAAATCCAGTGTTCCACAACCGAAGCAAACACATCGACACCCGCTACCACTACATCAGAGAATGCGTTGCAAATCAAGAGATTCAAGTCGAGTATGTGA